In one window of Henckelia pumila isolate YLH828 chromosome 1, ASM3356847v2, whole genome shotgun sequence DNA:
- the LOC140870931 gene encoding tubulin beta-2 chain-like, producing the protein MREILHIQGGQCGNQIGAKFWEVVCAEHGIDSTGHYKGDSDLQLERVNVYYNEASCGRFVPRAVLMDLEPGTMDSIRSGTYGQIFRPDNFVFGQSGAGNNWAKGHYTEGAELIDSVLDVVRKEAENCDCLQGFQVCHSLGGGTGSGMGTLLISKIREEYPDRMMLTFSVFPSPKVSDTVVEPYNATLSVHQLVENADECMVLDNEALYDICFRTLKLTTPSFGDLNHLISATMSGVTCCLRFPGQLNSDLRKLAVNLIPFPRLHFFMVGFAPLTSRGSQQYRALTVPELTQQMWDSKNMMCAADPRHGRYLTASAMFRGKMSTKEVDEQMLNVQNKNSSYFVEWIPNNVKSTVCDIPPTGLKMASTFIGNSTSIQEMFRRVSEQFTAMFRRKAFLHWYTGEGMDEMEFTEAESNMNDLVSEYQQYQDATADEDGYEDEEAEYEE; encoded by the exons ATGCGTGAAATCCTTCACATCCAGGGTGGTCAGTGCGGCAACCAGATTGGGGCCAAGTTTTGGGAAGTTGTTTGCGCCGAGCATGGCATCGATTCGACTGGGCACTACAAGGGAGATTCAGATCTGCAGCTAGAGAGGGTCAACGTATACTACAATGAGGCCAGTTGCGGCAGGTTTGTCCCTCGTGCCGTGCTCATGGATCTGGAGCCGGGGACCATGGATAGCATTCGGTCGGGCACGTATGGCCAGATTTTCAGGCCAGATAACTTCGTGTTCGGGCAATCTGGGGCTGGGAATAACTGGGCTAAAGGTCATTATACCGAGGGCGCTGAGTTGATTGATTCGGTTCTTGATGTTGTGAGGAAAGAAGCGGAGAATTGTGATTGCTTACAAG GGTTTCAGGTCTGCCATTCGTTGGGTGGAGGGACAGGTTCTGGAATGGGGACCCTTTTGATTTCAAAGATACGGGAGGAGTATCCAGATAGGATGATGCTCACCTTTTCGGTGTTCCCTTCTCCTAAGGTATCAGATACTGTTGTGGAACCTTACAACGCCACATTATCCGTTCATCAGCTAGTTGAAAATGCAGATGAGTGCATGGTTCTTGATAATGAGGCCctttacgacatttgcttcagaaCTCTTAAGCTCACTACTCCAAGCT TTGGTGATTTGAACCATTTGATATCCGCAACTATGTCCGGAGTCACCTGTTGCCTCAGGTTCCCCGGTCAGCTCAACTCTGACCTCCGTAAACTTGCGGTCAATCTCATCCCATTCCCACGTCTGCACTTCTTCATGGTGGGATTTGCTCCACTCACCTCTCGTGGCTCTCAGCAGTACCGAGCTCTCACTGTCCCTGAACTAACTCAACAAATGTGGGACTCCAAAAACATGATGTGTGCTGCAGATCCTCGTCATGGCCGTTATTTGACTGCCTCGGCTATGTTCCGTGGAAAGATGAGCACTAAAGAAGTAGACGAGCAGATGCTGAATGTGCAGAACAAGAACTCATCCTACTTTGTCGAGTGGATCCCGAATAACGTGAAGTCAACAGTTTGCGACATCCCTCCAACTGGGCTTAAGATGGCTTCAACGTTCATTGGGAACTCGACATCTATTCAAGAAATGTTCCGCAGAGTTAGTGAGCAGTTCACTGCCATGTTCAGGAGAAAAGCTTTCTTGCATTGGTACACCGGGGAGGGGATGGATGAAATGGAGTTCACCGAGGCAGAGAGCAACATGAATGATCTCGTATCCGAGTATCAACAATATCAGGACGCAACAGCTGATGAAGATGGGTATGAGGATGAAGAAGCGGAATATGAAGAATGA